The nucleotide window GGTGAGAAGCGGGCCTCGTCGGTGTTGTCCCCGCCCTGCACGTAGATCGCGTCGGCCGGGCACGCCCAGGCGCACAGCTCGCAGCCCACGCACTTCTCCAGGCCGTCGGGGTGCCGGTTGAGCACGTGCCGGCCGTGGTAGCGGGGCTTGGTCTGCTTGGGCACCTCCGGGTACTCCTCGGTGGTCACCGTGGCGAACATCGCCGCGAAGGTGACGCCGAAGCCCTGCGCGGGCCCGGGCAGCCGGGAGGTCCGCTTCGCCGGGGCCCCCGTCTCGGCGGGCCGGGCGACCTCGGCGCCGCTCCTCCGGTCGGGCAGCTGGTCAGACATC belongs to Modestobacter sp. L9-4 and includes:
- the nuoI gene encoding NADH-quinone oxidoreductase subunit NuoI; translated protein: MSDQLPDRRSGAEVARPAETGAPAKRTSRLPGPAQGFGVTFAAMFATVTTEEYPEVPKQTKPRYHGRHVLNRHPDGLEKCVGCELCAWACPADAIYVQGGDNTDEARFSPGERYGAVYQINYLRCIFCGLCIEACPTRSLTMSNDFELADDDRQKLIYTKEQLLAPLLPGMEQPPHPMRLGDDERDYYLRDTTDGPAPAPDVQAQA